Below is a window of Lemur catta isolate mLemCat1 chromosome 11, mLemCat1.pri, whole genome shotgun sequence DNA.
AATGGTGTAGATGTCCTTGGAGAACCCTTTAGAAAAAAAACCATCAGTTAAAAAAACATTTAGGAGAGATAACTGGTACTTTTTCCTTTAACTAAAGGCTAGTGGGATCACATTCCTGGTTAAAAGTTGTGACTTGAACCTAAATATGCTCAACTGCAAAGTCCCTGGTTCCTTTAAtctagtgtttttgttttttaaagagtatttaaatcaatttagtatacttagttattaataattccatGACCATTGTCATCACAAATACTTTTAGGATTCTAATGTAGTAACTTTGCAGTTATTAAATATACGTGGTGATGAAATCAAGTAGTggtgaaataaatttgtattcaaTTTTCTCTTGACATTTCCACTTTTTtcaggagaaaaattttaaagtttctatatCTTATGAAAATTTTCCGCACTCCTTAGCTCCAGGCTAAAAGGCAGTAGTGTTGGAGAATACACAAAGTTGGAAAACCATCGAGCAGATCGAAGTCGTAAACCACAGCAATCCTAGACACACCAGAAATACTCCCTGTCTCTTGTATTCACTGTCACTGAGAGAAATGGGAAGCTTCTACTACCACCTGATTTTCCCTTGTGAGAACCTGGAGCAGAAACCAATGTAGCTCGTAAAAAAGATaaaggcaagaagaaaaaggTGATAACTGTAGAAAGATGGCACCAGCCTTTAACCTAGGTAAGTGCTATCCTGGGgattcattcacttttttcccctctcagaGCCCAGGGGCTCAGAATAATTTACTGAGACAAATTGGCAAGGCCTCTggcaaagaagaggaaatggagaatTAGAAAAATCTGTGAGTGGCAGTGCACTGGTTAAAAGCTCTAGAATAGAACATATGGTTCCGGCACTTTTTTAGGCTAATCTTcagaaagttacttaacttctctaagcctcagtttactcgTCTGCAAAACAGGGCTAGCAATAGTATCTCACCTCAtagaggattaaacaagataatccACGTAAAGGGAATATTAGTACCATGCCTGCCATACAGTAAGAGCTCGGCAAACGCTGGCTATTATTACCTGGGGGTAGGTCTGCTGCTGCCCTGGGGAGTAGCCGAAATGCTGCTGGGACCCCGCGGGGGACTTGGAGTAGCAGCCAGGGTAGCCGCCAGGGGACGGAGACCCGAATCGGCCCCCCGGGAAGCTGCCGCTGTGTCTCGGAGAGTGGCTGCTCCCGTAGGGCCTAGACCGGGGCCCGTACGGCGGCGTGTGGTGCGGACTCCCGTACCCGTCCCGAGGGGAGGGCGGCCGTGGTCCGCCTCCGCCTGGGGTACCCCGGAAGCTGTTCCCGCTACCCCAACCTCCTACACCCGGGCCGGGGCAAGGAGGAGTCGGGGGCCGAAAATTCTGTCGCTGCATAGCAGGAGCCGGAGGCGAAGTCAAAGGACTCAATGCCGCGTTCTCCCACCGGAACTGTTACCGACTGACCCTTCGTAAAGAACTGGTAGTCCTTTATCAAAACAGTCCTCCGGCGGCCGGCGCCGTAGGGCACATTGGTTCCGGCGTCACAAATGTTCCGCAAGGAGCGGCGGAATAAATGGGTTACTGGATTAGGTAGAGAGATTGAGTGGGTTtaagtgaaggaaggaagaagaaaaaggataaaggaaAGGTCGAGGACGACCTCAGCAACGACCTTTCCAGTCTGGCGGGCCTGGATCGGACGGAAAAGCGAGACGTCGGCCTTTCGGGTGACGTGACCCTGGGATCGTTCCGCCCCGCCCatcggggggcggggcgggatcTGAGGTGTCCGCGGGCTCCCCTAGTGGCTGCGGGCGGCGCCGCGCGGGCTTTACCCTGCACACCCGGACCGAGACTAGCTGACAGGCGCGCGATGCTGGCGACGCTGGCGAGGGTGGCGGCTCTGCGGAGAACCGGCCTCCTCTCCGGCCGGGGTGGCGGGAGGGGGCTGTGGACAAGCCACCCGCAGTCAGGTACCCTCCGAGATTCGGTCTGCGTGGCGAAAGGGAGCCCAGCCCCAGCTTTCCTCGTGGGGGCACCCTGAGGCGAGCGCCGCGCTTTCGTGAAGTCTGCTGTCCTCGTACTCGCCCTTTGGCCTTTCCCGCCTCCCCGTCCCTTCCCTCCGTGGCCCTGTTGCCGGCCTCTCCCTGGGTCTTCAGCGGCCCGGGGGTCGCCCTGCCCGGCGCCGGGGCCAAGGGCTCTCCGCTGCGGGCTCCGGCCCCTGCACGGTCGCACTGGGTTCGCGCCTGGCCTCCCTCCTTTACCCCTACCCTCTCGTCTCGCAAGTTTAAATAACTTCAAAAACGTTCGCCAGCCGCATTTCAGAAAGGATTTTAGCCTGCTGCTTCGAACAATTTGGGGAAGAAGGCTACGCTGGCAAATGCCGGACTTTACCCCCTTCCTTGCAGTTCTTGTTAAATGGAAGCAGGTTAGGGAGGAGGTTAGGAAGCAGAGATGCGGATTTTCAAAAGAGCAAAATGTGGCCAAAACTCTTAAAATCCTGATTGTTTTACAAACTTTTAGTCATAAAAAGAAGTGTGATAGTTCAAGAATGATGACACCTCGTAATGAAACATGCCTGTCCCAGAATTTTATTTAGAGGATGAAATTTAGATTTACTGCAGTTCTACAGAACTCTATTTACTCCCTCAGAATTTGGGAATGGTAATCCACTGTGACTCTTGAAATCAACTTGTAGGATACAGAATCCTAAAGAACTTTAGGACTCATGAAATCATAGCCTAATGGGTAGCCTGGATGTATGCTTTTCATTCAGTCTGTGTACCCTCTTGTAGCTGCTACTCCTCACTGTGTCTCTTTGACATGTTATGTGACATGCCAACCTGAAGAGTGTGGTATCTTCTCAGCTTTTATCCTCCTTGATGAACGGAGAGAAAAACAcacagggcttttttttttggtttattttgggGGAATTTATTCGCCATGTTTCTTTAGTCCTGTAGACACAAGCTGTAGAGTTCATCAAGGCAGGATAATGCCCTCAAGGTTTAGTGATACTATTAAGGCCTGAAGGCCCACTTTATTATAATGTATACAGTAGTTCAGCCCAGGCCAAAAATTCACTTTTCTGGACGTTGTCTTTGGTGCTTAATTTAATGCCTGGTAATTGGCCActcaaatatgtattgaatgaaagaatggctCATATAATCATATATAGGTCAGTGATTTTCACCTTTTAGATCAAGCAGTTGATTTGGGGGAGAGTGGAGAAGGGTGAGGGTGACGGGGACcaaaattacctttatttttaaaaatattttatttgtttattttttagagacagggtctcactctgttgtccaggctggagtgcagtggtgtgatcatagctcactctaacctcaaactcctggcctcaagtgatgctcccacctcaggctcctaaagtgctgagattacgaGCATtaagccactgtgccaggccttaattttttttaaaactggcaAAGGAGATGCATAATTGGGTATTAGCCTGCTGAGTAAAGTACTGTAAATTGTCTTTTTACTTGACTTACACTCCCAGAATGTGCTTCCCTGTAGTTATGTCTCACTACTTTCTACACATATGAACTGGCATTagaaatgggggaggggaagaaatacAGTGGACAGTTTTTGACAGGTGGATTATGCCTGACTGTGTGCCTCTCATCACATTTACATGTATAGATGAAGAGTGATGGAGAGAGAATTCTTAACAGTTATATGAAAACTCCAGATTCCACTTGGATCACTTTACAGACTAGGCActttcctttttatagatgagaaattgGTCAAGAGAAGTTAACTTACTTGCTTAAATTCACATAATAAGCAAAGGGAGCCAGAACTCAGTCTTCCTGAATCTCTGGCATTTTTTCCGTAGGAAATATGAATTCACAATCAGCCCATCCTTTAGCAAACATCAATAagcatgtaaaattttaaaagtggtaCTGTGTAgcttagattttatatttagggaTTAGTAGATATAGCcttaaatattgcatttttataaatgtaggtAGGGTCTTCCTAGGCTAGAGCCTGGGAATTGCAGTCTCACTATCTGAACTGGTGGCCCTGTGGTCCCCAAACATCTACTTATATTGAATTTATTTGTATGATTGTGAGTTCAGGGGAAGAGAGatgaggggaaagggaagaaattttATGTTGGGTTACATGGAGGTAGAAAAGTAAAGAAGTGGGATGATGAATGTGAGTGTATGGTGGCTGTCCTATGAACTAAGGGCAAAGGGCACATCTTATTTTCCTGAGCAGTATACGTATAGTTCCCATAAAAAGAGAACTGCAGCCCTGTTTAGGGAGGACCAGCATTAGAAGACAGGATCCTGGATAAGGCAGTACCTTCATGAAAGATGCTATCAGTGGCCAGGGCCTGTCTTCAACGACACTGCATACAGAAGACATCACAGACAGAATATCAAACATTCTGGGCACCCATGGGCCTCTTGAGGAGCCTCTGGAATAACTGGTTAATTTTTTGGTGGCATGTGTTTTAGAAGCTCTACATTAATGCAAGTAAGGATACCAAGCCAAGGaaatttaagtataaatataaatgggaccttttctgttttgtgaacaaaagttctctgaaaacGAATTTCGAGGAAGGAGACCTCATTCCATTGAACAGTTTGCAGACCAGGGAGATGAAGGTGTGTTCCAGAGAACAAAGGGAGGGATGGGATTTTACAGCAAAAGTTCCCACCCACGTCAATCCAGTctgtttatgcaaatgaaggattagAACTTGTGTAGTTCTGATTTGTTGATGCAGTTGAGTTTGATTGGTCCATATAGCTGAGCTCTGATTGGCTGAGGCAGATGAGCTCTGATTGGTTCAGGTAAGCTCTGAAAGTCTCAAAGTAAAAAAGGTCTGCATTTTGAGGGCACTCAGAGTACATGTGTGACCTCTGATCAGCAAATGGCCCTTggttctattttatatttaggcCACTCAGGATCTATTTTGAAGGACTGATTCCTTCAGGTTCACATTTCTTCAGTTTCTATAAAGCTgagaatttttattcatttaggtTACCTAAGATTTTTTGGTGTTTCTTTCTTCAGTGGATATCAAAGTTTTGTGGTTGTTTTATAGAGCCTTGGTCTTCAAAAACCACACATAGAAGCCCCCTATATATAAGAGCAGAAGACCTGTGTTTGAAGAATGAATTGGGGTCCCAGAACCATACTCACTTTGTACCCCTACTTTTACCTCCCTTCCACAGAGGCTTCTGGGGCTCCTCTGAGGAATTCCCAAGGCTCTGCAGAAAGGATTTGAAAGCCACTATTTAGGTAGGTGTCAGTTATTAATCAATGCTACAAATAGAATTACTTTGGTTAGTTTTACTATGTGTTATTAAGaagtaaatatttcatgtttctgTATGGTCAGGGCTTTCTAAGCAAAGAAAACTGTAATAGAACCTGGGTTAAAGAACAACTCTTGGAAGTTAAAAGATGACTGAATAGAGAACTTCGTGGAGCTATGTGTCTGTGAGCCTTGGAGACATTCTGAGGATTATAAACCCAGTGATGCTTATCTTATCTTTCCCTAGAGACATTTATTTCCATTCCAAAGTATAAGAATCCAAGgaccttcctctttttttccccaaggagaATTTGCTTACCTTAGGTAGtttgctttctctccctttctcagaGGAAGGTGGCAGCTGGGCAGTTACTCTGTACAAACTTCTAGATTCAAAATTTCGGGATTCCCCTGTGATTCGAACCCTGTAATGTTCAAGCCTAATCAACTGGTTCTCATTGCTTCGTGTATGGATGGAGTCTGAGGTGTGGGGAAACGGTGCATTTCTTGATGTAAATACTAGTAACTCTGATCTCTGCTGCAGAAACCTTGTGTTTACTTTCAGGCTACAAATGAGTAAATACAGAGATTAAAAACTTACGTGTTTTTCATGTAAAACACTTCTTAGGAGAACATATCTAATGATTTCTATGTACAGAAATGATTGTATGTATACTTCAAGCGTAAGCTTTACCTTAatatttcttgaaacattttaGATTTATCTCAGTTTCCCTGAGGTATCTGTTGTTAGCTGTTTCATGTTGAAGTAAATGCATCTATAGAATGTGATTAGCTCACTCATTGATAGGGTTAAGCTGCATTGAACACAGTAGATAATTTCACCATCATTTAAGCAACTGTATCACTGAAAAAGCAAAATTTAGAAGCAACTTGTTTTCAAGAGTTTCTGAGAGTTAAATTCCACTGCTTCActaaaattttatcttcatttctaaaCATGCCTGGTAGTCAAGCACAGGTGAAATGTCTTATACATGTTTACTTCTTTGTAGACTAATATTCTTTACCCAGGTAAACAAGTATTAACACAAGTATTAACTCACacttataaaagtattttcactgaaaataataaaattactgaCAGATTACTTTtgtatggagaaaaatataagagaGCATGAATATTGTTTTCCAGACACAAAGACTAaaagtttgctttaaaatgagtaaataaagttttaatgcCATTAGAATTTGcatctttgtacttttcttttggagacagtctcgctctttttgccctggctagagtgccgtggcgtcagcctagctcacagaaaccttaaactcttgggcttaagcaatccttctgcctcagcctcccaagtagctgggactacaggcatgcgccaccatgcccagctaattttttctatatatttttagttgtccagctaatttctttccatttttttagtagagacgggggtctcactcttgctcaggctggtctcgaactcctgacctcaagcgatcctcctgcctcggcctcccagagtgctaggattacaggcgtgagccaccacgcccggcctgta
It encodes the following:
- the LOC123647357 gene encoding M-phase-specific PLK1-interacting protein, with product MQRQNFRPPTPPCPGPGVGGWGSGNSFRGTPGGGGPRPPSPRDGYGSPHHTPPYGPRSRPYGSSHSPRHSGSFPGGRFGSPSPGGYPGCYSKSPAGSQQHFGYSPGQQQTYPQGSPRTSTPFGSGRGREKRMSNELESYFKPSMLEDPWAGLEPVSVVDISQQYSNTQTFTGKKGRYFC